A window from Aquiluna borgnonia encodes these proteins:
- a CDS encoding glycosyltransferase family 2 protein, translated as MKIHVVIPAYKVENHILDLIPRIGPEVEKIWVIDDACPNKSGELVKKKAKDSRVQVLFNSENQGVGGAVTTGYKAALAEGAEVVVKLDGDGQMFPEDIPALVKPILVGEADYAKGNRFDSLDDLYQMPRIRIFGNAVLSFWSKLSSGYWSVTDPTNGFTAIHRAVLEKIELEKLSKRFFFESDMLFRLNISGAVVEDVALPARYGNEKSNLKIGKVLLEFPVKHIKNQLKRVFYRYYLREWSIASFELPLGIFLSGFGAWFGLSSFLAAAAAGRVTTAGQATIASLAIILGVQLLLSFLSYDIQSEPKIPKQRRYA; from the coding sequence GTGAAAATTCACGTTGTCATTCCCGCTTACAAAGTTGAAAATCACATTCTTGACCTGATCCCACGTATTGGTCCTGAAGTAGAGAAAATCTGGGTGATTGATGATGCTTGCCCAAATAAGTCAGGCGAGCTAGTCAAGAAGAAGGCCAAGGATTCTCGTGTCCAGGTCCTGTTCAACTCAGAGAATCAGGGAGTTGGGGGAGCTGTCACCACTGGTTACAAAGCAGCTCTTGCTGAAGGCGCCGAGGTTGTTGTCAAGCTTGACGGCGATGGACAAATGTTCCCCGAGGACATTCCAGCCCTGGTGAAGCCAATCTTGGTTGGTGAGGCTGATTACGCAAAAGGCAACCGTTTCGACAGCCTCGACGACCTCTACCAGATGCCAAGAATTCGCATTTTTGGCAACGCAGTTTTATCTTTTTGGTCCAAGCTCTCCTCCGGTTACTGGTCAGTTACTGATCCAACCAATGGCTTCACTGCAATCCACAGAGCGGTGCTCGAAAAAATTGAGCTGGAAAAACTTTCCAAGCGTTTTTTCTTTGAATCAGACATGTTGTTCCGCCTCAACATCTCAGGAGCTGTGGTGGAGGACGTTGCTCTCCCAGCGCGTTACGGCAATGAGAAAAGCAATCTAAAAATCGGCAAGGTGTTGCTCGAGTTTCCTGTCAAGCACATCAAAAACCAACTCAAGCGGGTCTTCTACCGCTACTACCTCCGCGAGTGGTCAATAGCCAGCTTTGAGCTGCCTCTCGGTATTTTCCTGTCAGGGTTTGGAGCTTGGTTTGGACTCTCAAGCTTTTTGGCTGCAGCTGCAGCTGGCCGGGTAACAACTGCGGGCCAGGCCACGATTGCATCCCTTGCAATCATCTTGGGAGTCCAGCTGCTGCTCTCTTTTCTCTCATATGACATTCAGTCTGAACCCAAGATTCCAAAGCAAAGAAGGTACGCGTGA
- the ftsY gene encoding signal recognition particle-docking protein FtsY, which translates to MFKFLKRLRGEEPAQSPSSNIEPTTSVVNAEPLVVEVESVELPKRTLGEGIRSLFGAPVDREDLEDILIRADFGVEASVEISEELKREANRQGASSDAELRLLLKDLLAKKLTRSDSALNLASGSLPYVILVVGVNGAGKTTTIGKLSKWLRDGDWSVVLGAADTFRAAAVEQLGTWADRSGSTLVRPEREGQDPASVAYQTVEVALSQNADIAIIDTAGRLQNKKDLMDELGKIRRAVEKQAQIAEVLLVIDSTMGQNAMAQAKAFTEVAEVTGIVMTKLDGTAKGGILYSLQSALDLPVKLVGVGEGINDFAFFSPEEFAKGLVAYKS; encoded by the coding sequence ATGTTCAAATTTCTCAAAAGGCTAAGAGGCGAAGAGCCTGCTCAATCTCCTTCCAGCAATATCGAGCCAACGACCTCAGTTGTAAATGCAGAGCCCCTGGTAGTCGAGGTCGAGAGCGTTGAGCTTCCTAAACGAACCCTCGGGGAGGGGATTCGGTCCCTTTTTGGTGCCCCGGTGGACCGAGAAGACCTCGAAGATATTTTGATCCGGGCTGACTTTGGCGTTGAGGCTTCGGTTGAGATCAGCGAGGAGCTAAAACGTGAGGCCAATCGGCAGGGAGCCAGTTCTGATGCTGAGCTTCGATTGCTGCTGAAGGACTTGCTAGCAAAGAAACTGACCCGGAGTGACTCGGCGCTTAACCTTGCAAGTGGCTCGCTGCCTTATGTGATTCTCGTAGTTGGAGTCAACGGAGCTGGAAAAACTACAACCATTGGAAAGCTTTCCAAGTGGCTGCGCGATGGTGACTGGAGCGTTGTTCTAGGTGCTGCCGACACATTCCGTGCTGCAGCAGTTGAACAGCTTGGCACGTGGGCAGATAGATCAGGTTCAACCCTTGTGAGGCCAGAGCGAGAAGGTCAAGACCCAGCTTCAGTTGCCTACCAGACAGTAGAAGTTGCACTCAGCCAAAATGCAGACATTGCCATCATTGATACCGCCGGCAGACTCCAGAATAAAAAAGACCTAATGGATGAGCTTGGCAAGATTCGCCGAGCTGTTGAGAAGCAGGCTCAAATTGCAGAGGTGCTGCTTGTAATTGATTCAACCATGGGGCAAAACGCGATGGCCCAAGCCAAGGCGTTTACCGAGGTTGCTGAGGTGACGGGCATTGTGATGACCAAACTTGACGGCACGGCCAAGGGCGGAATTCTTTACTCGCTGCAGAGCGCGTTGGATCTTCCCGTGAAATTGGTTGGGGTTGGCGAGGGAATTAATGACTTTGCCTTTTTCTCCCCGGAGGAATTTGCCAAGGGTCTAGTTGCCTACAAGTCCTAA
- a CDS encoding glycosyltransferase family 39 protein: MKQIKSRLGSRWQLKLGSLFAVLVGTSVWVFNQVKDINPAILQDEWIYLVTARLTSPWDQNPPFDFGNYLFNFVYSSTNLCGEAFYTCAKVLNLAFIQGFALTLFVIALRFIPFWGALAFYGTVALSPTVVYSSMFLPESMFFFFIGLTLLAILRTADHPSWQNWAWVGVPLGLTALVKPHALMAAMAIGIYLLISTIEEKPYLKNAALNAGALLGSFLLVRVGLGFALAGPKALNVFGAYGATGAVGEFVGGVASGTATSEASSLVGAGPVAGAVGLFPTQIWTHSLVVSALLGVAIVAIVLAAINSFRTEVVRPVHRLAVLMLIWLIFMVIAIVLFTGWITGGGDDHITRVLERYYDYLFPMVTLAGLAVLADKQILSETKSWLRWIVIFPVFLLISIAFTGYFSTLTIQIADAPNLAGLVVDKLTIDSIANLSFLTLLVLAFFPKFTIWAAAALIPVTMIGTGYQIQDQYQGFRLEDSAADKAGHLAAEELTREQKDQTLILAESRFDGRVASFWMEHNTDLEILNTGSVYPVDMVAADIEYVLAIGNLTMEKGEVISSGEGFTLYKIQR; the protein is encoded by the coding sequence GTGAAGCAAATCAAGTCTCGTCTGGGGTCAAGGTGGCAGCTAAAGCTCGGAAGCTTATTTGCTGTTCTGGTAGGAACCTCAGTTTGGGTTTTCAACCAAGTCAAAGACATCAACCCTGCAATTTTGCAGGATGAGTGGATCTACCTAGTTACCGCAAGGCTCACCTCACCTTGGGATCAAAATCCACCATTTGACTTTGGCAACTATCTCTTCAATTTTGTTTACAGCTCTACCAACCTTTGTGGAGAAGCCTTTTACACTTGTGCCAAGGTTCTAAACCTTGCTTTCATTCAGGGCTTCGCCCTGACGCTTTTTGTTATTGCCCTGCGATTCATTCCTTTCTGGGGAGCCCTCGCTTTTTATGGCACCGTAGCGCTCAGCCCAACCGTGGTTTACAGCTCAATGTTTTTGCCGGAGTCAATGTTCTTCTTCTTCATCGGACTCACGCTGCTTGCCATTCTGAGGACTGCAGATCACCCGTCTTGGCAAAACTGGGCTTGGGTTGGTGTCCCATTAGGACTTACCGCCCTAGTCAAGCCACACGCCCTCATGGCAGCCATGGCCATCGGTATTTACCTTCTGATTTCAACCATTGAGGAAAAGCCTTACCTCAAGAATGCCGCGCTCAATGCTGGGGCACTTCTGGGCTCATTCTTGCTGGTGAGGGTTGGTCTTGGTTTTGCTCTCGCTGGACCAAAGGCCCTCAACGTCTTTGGTGCCTATGGCGCCACTGGTGCAGTTGGTGAGTTTGTTGGGGGAGTGGCTTCGGGGACCGCAACCTCTGAGGCTTCGAGTTTGGTAGGTGCTGGACCCGTTGCTGGAGCGGTGGGACTGTTCCCCACTCAGATTTGGACTCATTCACTTGTTGTGTCGGCGCTACTGGGGGTTGCTATTGTTGCAATAGTCCTTGCCGCAATCAACTCTTTCCGGACAGAGGTCGTTAGGCCAGTTCACCGACTGGCTGTGCTGATGTTGATTTGGCTCATCTTCATGGTGATTGCCATTGTGCTTTTCACGGGCTGGATCACAGGTGGTGGAGATGATCACATCACTCGAGTTCTTGAGCGCTACTACGACTACCTGTTCCCCATGGTCACTCTGGCAGGTTTGGCGGTTCTGGCTGACAAGCAGATTCTCAGTGAAACGAAGAGCTGGTTGCGTTGGATTGTTATTTTCCCGGTCTTTTTGCTTATTTCAATCGCTTTCACCGGCTACTTCAGCACCCTGACCATTCAGATTGCTGATGCACCAAACCTGGCAGGCCTGGTCGTTGACAAGCTGACAATTGATTCGATTGCTAACTTGAGCTTCCTGACGCTCTTGGTTTTAGCCTTCTTCCCCAAGTTCACGATTTGGGCTGCAGCCGCATTAATCCCAGTGACCATGATTGGCACCGGTTACCAGATCCAGGATCAGTACCAGGGCTTCAGACTTGAAGACTCAGCAGCTGACAAGGCTGGCCACCTGGCAGCGGAAGAACTCACTCGCGAGCAAAAGGATCAAACCTTGATCCTTGCTGAATCAAGGTTTGATGGCCGCGTGGCATCGTTCTGGATGGAACACAACACCGACCTTGAGATCCTCAACACCGGCTCGGTTTATCCGGTTGACATGGTTGCGGCTGACATTGAATACGTTCTGGCAATCGGCAACCTGACCATGGAAAAGGGTGAGGTCATCTCAAGCGGTGAAGGTTTCACTCTCTATAAGATTCAGCGCTAG
- the dapC gene encoding succinyldiaminopimelate transaminase, whose translation MVFDRLPEYPWQKLKPFREKASLFPDGVIDLSIGNPIDPTPEVIQKALDSASNSPGYPTTWGDVQARQAVCDWYSRRRRTPGLVPDQVLLTIGSKEFISWLPIMLGVGPGDVVVQPRLAYTAYEVGAAFAGADIFVGDEPSEWPANTKLIWLNSPGNPNGSVHSVEFLKRALERARELGAVIVNDECYAEMGWDEPWDSYIPCMIDPEVAGGDLTNVLSIYSLSKQSNLAGYRAAFAAGDEKLIRGLVNLRMHSGMMVPMPVQKAMIAALGDDVHVTEQKAIYRKRREILLPALLAYGFEVQDSEAGLYLWVTNGKNCWETIAELAEIGIVAVPGEFYGDAGKNFVRFSITATDGEIAEAAKRLQNALG comes from the coding sequence ATAGTGTTCGACCGACTGCCGGAGTATCCCTGGCAGAAACTAAAGCCATTTCGTGAGAAGGCTTCACTTTTTCCAGATGGAGTCATTGATCTATCAATCGGCAACCCGATTGATCCGACCCCTGAGGTAATCCAAAAAGCTTTAGATTCCGCATCCAATTCTCCGGGTTACCCAACTACCTGGGGTGATGTTCAGGCTAGGCAGGCAGTCTGTGACTGGTATTCCAGGCGCAGAAGAACTCCAGGGCTTGTTCCCGACCAGGTGCTACTAACCATCGGTTCAAAAGAATTCATTTCTTGGTTGCCAATCATGCTTGGAGTTGGACCAGGCGATGTTGTGGTTCAACCGCGCCTTGCCTACACCGCCTATGAGGTCGGTGCCGCTTTCGCAGGGGCAGATATTTTTGTCGGGGATGAACCCAGTGAGTGGCCTGCAAATACAAAACTGATTTGGCTCAATAGCCCCGGTAACCCAAATGGTTCAGTTCACTCGGTCGAGTTCCTCAAGCGCGCTCTAGAGCGCGCTAGGGAACTGGGCGCAGTGATTGTGAACGATGAGTGCTATGCGGAGATGGGCTGGGATGAGCCATGGGATAGCTACATTCCTTGCATGATTGACCCTGAGGTCGCCGGGGGTGACCTAACCAATGTTCTTTCTATTTACTCACTAAGCAAGCAGTCAAACCTTGCTGGTTACCGGGCGGCCTTCGCTGCCGGCGACGAAAAGCTGATTCGAGGCCTTGTGAACCTGCGCATGCACTCAGGGATGATGGTTCCCATGCCGGTTCAGAAGGCCATGATTGCGGCTCTGGGAGACGACGTTCACGTTACTGAGCAAAAGGCCATCTACCGCAAAAGGCGAGAGATTCTTTTGCCCGCATTGTTGGCATATGGTTTTGAAGTGCAAGACTCTGAGGCAGGGCTTTATCTCTGGGTTACGAACGGTAAAAACTGTTGGGAAACAATTGCTGAACTGGCGGAAATTGGCATTGTTGCGGTTCCTGGTGAGTTCTATGGAGATGCTGGGAAAAACTTTGTCCGCTTCTCAATAACTGCAACCGATGGGGAGATTGCAGAGGCTGCAAAGCGCCTTCAAAATGCTCTAGGCTAG
- the fdxA gene encoding ferredoxin, translating to MTYVIALPCVDVKDKACIDECPVDCIYEGDRMLYIHPDECVDCGACEPVCPVEAIYYEDDLPGEWSEYYKANVDFFAEIGSPGGAAKVGPIPGDHALVAALPPQGE from the coding sequence ATGACTTACGTAATCGCCCTTCCCTGTGTTGATGTCAAAGACAAGGCATGTATTGACGAGTGCCCGGTTGACTGCATTTATGAGGGTGACCGCATGCTTTACATCCACCCGGATGAGTGTGTGGACTGCGGAGCCTGCGAACCTGTTTGCCCAGTAGAAGCTATTTACTACGAAGACGACCTCCCAGGTGAGTGGAGTGAGTACTACAAGGCCAACGTTGACTTCTTTGCCGAGATTGGTTCTCCGGGAGGGGCCGCCAAGGTTGGTCCAATTCCCGGCGACCACGCTCTAGTTGCAGCACTTCCCCCTCAGGGCGAATAG
- the smc gene encoding chromosome segregation protein SMC translates to MYLKSITLKGFKSFAQPTTLNLEPGITCVVGPNGSGKSNVVDALAWVMGEQGPKTLRGGKMEDVIFAGTATKGPLGRAEVQLTIDNSDGALPIEYAEVTISRVLFRNGASEYAINGESCRLLDVQELLSDSGLGREMHVIVGQGQLDTVLRATPIERRAFIEEAAGILKYRRRKEKTERKLEAMQVNLTRLNDLTAELRRNLKPLGRQAEVARQAKEIGAIARLAKSRLLKFQIVAIREQLEKAAKSENERKADSSVVQDQLNSARAGIQELESQLVSTELDALRQKLFAFESLESKLRSLQNLAQQKISFLGQQEFSSREIEVADLSAQLASAVQDLESLEGEIETSANDLRELEASRLAAVAALADFESAELKQRAEVESKALERSKLENQISVLQSKAEGFDSQAEALKLVIASLSEQIAKLTAEQLALTPESESLSDEGLRVEYERSQENQSKARATLDAAKDALHAAERERDAIAAKHAALGLTLEQNDGSIEVRNAGLTGIKGLLAESVSIQSGYEVAIAVALGTIADAVVAGSRSQALAAIKFLKGEGLGRAEFLVVDGPVIRAEKVTKSGLTLASSVVSAPKQVLDVLEGIFIAEDLSAAEAALEGGFEGKAIITLDGDWVSRSLIRGGGTKQPSKLELAAERESASRRLSELAEEITELAQELEASRQALDASEQASRESLSKLQQYDAELAAKAERVGRLIAQLESAKEDKTRQESELDRLAEASQAARLEIADLERALEALPQVSVLTSNPDARAGLVEALEKARQAELEVRIQVGAVSERRSAASKNVAVLKGRLAEATAAQERDRQATEAKLSQLRRAESALQAIPAALEVATESATQIRSEVRELEAQRIQRTQRLSTLRSQAAELEVKLAELNKSVHEVEMRNHELRLNLANLTERVASELYVDVEVMLSETELGDENREQLEKDLRVAEQKLSQLGAFNPLALEEFAALEERHKYLAEQLEDLSKARTDLIGIIKDLDLKMQGIFASAFEDTRREFEKVFPILFPGGAGSISLTEPEDLLATGIEVSVRPVGKRIERMSLLSGGERSLAAVALLIAIFKARPSPFYVLDEVEAALDDANLGRLLEVIESLRKSSQLIVVTHQKRTMEIADALYGVSMRQDGMSAVVGQKLERANA, encoded by the coding sequence TTGTATTTGAAGAGCATCACCCTGAAAGGCTTTAAGTCCTTCGCGCAGCCAACCACTCTCAACCTCGAACCAGGTATTACCTGCGTGGTTGGCCCAAATGGTTCTGGTAAGTCAAATGTTGTTGATGCCCTCGCCTGGGTCATGGGAGAGCAGGGTCCAAAGACCCTACGCGGCGGCAAGATGGAAGATGTCATCTTTGCGGGAACTGCGACCAAGGGGCCATTAGGTCGAGCAGAGGTTCAGCTAACGATTGATAACTCAGATGGTGCTCTACCAATTGAGTATGCAGAGGTAACAATCTCTCGAGTGCTATTCCGCAATGGAGCAAGTGAATACGCCATAAATGGCGAATCCTGCAGATTGCTGGACGTCCAGGAACTCCTGAGTGATTCCGGCCTTGGCCGAGAAATGCACGTAATAGTTGGCCAGGGTCAGCTAGATACCGTTTTGCGTGCAACGCCGATTGAAAGACGTGCCTTTATTGAAGAGGCTGCAGGAATTCTCAAATACCGCAGGCGTAAGGAAAAGACTGAGCGCAAGTTAGAGGCCATGCAGGTGAATCTCACCAGGCTCAATGACCTAACGGCAGAACTCAGGCGAAACCTAAAGCCCCTTGGCCGCCAGGCCGAGGTGGCCAGGCAGGCCAAGGAGATTGGCGCCATTGCAAGGCTTGCCAAGTCCCGGCTTTTGAAGTTTCAAATTGTGGCGATCCGTGAGCAGCTTGAGAAAGCGGCAAAAAGCGAGAATGAACGTAAAGCTGATTCCTCGGTGGTTCAGGATCAGCTCAACTCCGCCAGGGCTGGAATACAAGAACTTGAATCTCAGCTGGTCTCGACCGAGCTAGACGCCCTCAGGCAAAAACTTTTTGCTTTTGAGTCCCTAGAGTCAAAACTTCGATCACTTCAAAATCTTGCCCAGCAGAAAATCTCCTTTTTGGGGCAACAAGAGTTTTCTTCTCGTGAAATTGAGGTTGCTGACCTGAGTGCTCAGTTGGCCTCTGCCGTTCAGGACCTAGAGTCACTCGAGGGAGAGATCGAGACTTCGGCAAATGATTTGCGCGAGCTAGAAGCATCAAGGCTTGCAGCCGTTGCGGCGCTCGCTGATTTCGAATCTGCTGAGCTCAAGCAACGCGCAGAAGTTGAGAGCAAGGCTCTTGAGCGCAGCAAGCTCGAGAATCAAATCTCGGTGCTTCAGAGCAAGGCCGAGGGGTTCGACTCTCAGGCTGAGGCACTAAAGCTAGTCATCGCTTCGCTCTCCGAGCAGATAGCCAAACTAACTGCCGAGCAGCTGGCGCTAACACCAGAGTCTGAATCACTCTCTGACGAGGGACTTAGGGTCGAATACGAACGTTCTCAAGAGAATCAAAGTAAAGCGCGCGCCACCTTAGATGCCGCCAAAGATGCCCTGCATGCCGCTGAGCGTGAGAGAGATGCCATTGCAGCGAAGCATGCAGCCCTTGGGCTCACGCTTGAGCAAAATGATGGATCCATTGAGGTCCGAAATGCGGGGTTGACCGGAATCAAGGGACTTCTTGCCGAGAGTGTCTCCATTCAGAGCGGTTATGAGGTGGCGATTGCCGTTGCCCTAGGGACCATTGCCGATGCGGTCGTTGCTGGTTCTCGTTCTCAAGCCTTGGCTGCAATCAAGTTCCTCAAAGGTGAAGGGCTTGGCCGGGCTGAGTTTCTAGTTGTTGACGGGCCGGTCATTAGGGCTGAAAAGGTAACTAAATCGGGCCTAACACTTGCCTCATCGGTGGTTTCAGCACCAAAACAGGTACTGGATGTCCTTGAGGGAATTTTTATTGCTGAAGACCTCAGTGCTGCGGAAGCTGCCCTTGAAGGCGGATTCGAGGGCAAGGCAATTATCACTTTGGATGGTGACTGGGTCTCACGATCACTCATTCGAGGTGGAGGCACTAAGCAACCGTCCAAACTTGAGCTGGCGGCAGAGCGCGAAAGTGCTAGTCGGAGACTAAGCGAGCTAGCCGAGGAAATTACTGAGCTGGCTCAGGAGCTAGAAGCCAGCAGGCAAGCTTTGGATGCTTCAGAGCAGGCAAGCCGAGAGTCTCTAAGCAAGCTGCAACAGTACGACGCTGAACTTGCGGCCAAGGCGGAGAGAGTTGGAAGGCTAATCGCTCAGCTCGAGAGCGCCAAGGAAGATAAGACCCGCCAGGAGTCAGAGCTTGATCGCCTTGCAGAAGCGTCTCAGGCCGCTCGCCTCGAAATAGCCGACCTGGAGAGAGCCCTGGAGGCGCTTCCCCAAGTTTCGGTCTTGACTTCAAACCCTGATGCTCGAGCAGGCCTGGTAGAAGCTCTAGAAAAGGCTCGTCAAGCTGAACTTGAGGTGAGAATTCAAGTCGGTGCCGTTTCTGAGCGCCGGAGTGCGGCGAGCAAGAATGTTGCAGTCCTCAAAGGCAGGCTCGCCGAAGCAACAGCCGCCCAAGAAAGAGATCGTCAGGCAACCGAGGCAAAGCTATCTCAGCTGCGAAGAGCCGAAAGTGCTTTGCAGGCGATTCCTGCAGCTTTAGAGGTGGCAACGGAGTCCGCAACTCAGATTCGCAGTGAGGTTCGGGAGCTTGAAGCTCAGAGAATTCAGCGGACCCAGCGGCTCTCGACCCTTCGGTCGCAGGCCGCTGAGCTTGAAGTCAAGCTAGCTGAGCTCAACAAGTCCGTGCACGAGGTTGAGATGCGCAACCACGAGTTGAGGTTGAACCTTGCCAACCTCACCGAACGGGTTGCATCAGAGCTCTATGTCGACGTTGAGGTGATGCTTTCAGAGACTGAGCTTGGTGATGAAAACCGGGAGCAGCTAGAGAAAGACCTTCGCGTTGCTGAACAAAAACTAAGCCAGCTCGGAGCCTTCAACCCACTGGCTCTTGAAGAGTTTGCAGCGCTTGAGGAGCGGCACAAATACCTTGCTGAGCAGCTCGAGGACCTTTCCAAAGCAAGAACAGACCTTATTGGAATCATCAAGGACCTTGATCTGAAGATGCAGGGAATCTTCGCGAGTGCATTCGAGGACACCAGAAGAGAATTCGAGAAGGTGTTCCCAATTCTGTTTCCTGGTGGAGCAGGTTCCATTTCTCTAACTGAACCAGAAGATCTTCTCGCCACTGGCATCGAGGTTTCGGTTCGACCAGTTGGCAAGCGCATTGAGCGGATGTCACTGCTCTCTGGCGGCGAGCGATCGCTTGCCGCAGTGGCACTGCTGATTGCGATATTCAAGGCGAGACCGAGCCCCTTCTATGTGCTGGATGAGGTTGAGGCCGCCCTGGACGATGCAAACCTTGGCAGATTGCTAGAAGTGATTGAATCTTTACGTAAGAGCTCTCAGTTGATTGTGGTTACCCACCAGAAGCGGACCATGGAAATTGCTGATGCTCTGTATGGTGTTTCCATGAGGCAAGACGGCATGAGTGCAGTGGTTGGCCAAAAACTTGAGCGAGCTAACGCCTGA